Proteins encoded within one genomic window of Fusarium musae strain F31 chromosome 4, whole genome shotgun sequence:
- a CDS encoding hypothetical protein (EggNog:ENOG41~antiSMASH:Cluster_4.2), whose amino-acid sequence MDDFTAEMFATGRDFDSSESSSQRPNNDQNDGNDKQPEPKAESSSQKTGLRGGLAAIRQKASLQDRLVEKYIELPESLDDQTEVHFVGDEQSATHTERPNFNITTMSYNFRRFNARIGVVFKFQARVERILSWKHASHTLSLLAVYSFVCLDPYLLFVLPVAILLFGVFIPAFLARHPAPPKGTLSSEQNVGYSPQGPPLAPAATVKPVKELSKDFFRNMRDLQNCMDDFSRGHDQVVALLVPVTNFSDEALSSALFLFLTAGGIFMTIAAQILPWRFIFLLGGWVIVGMGHPHVARLIAAAHRERLQPQEAKARSWLDSWISSDVILDSSPETREVEIFELQRKTSGGGEWEPWLFSPSPYDPLSQPRIAGERPRGTRFFEDVMPPEAWEWSEKKWALDLWSREWVEERIITGVEVETEGERWVYDIWDERDGRTGVVEVPINEKGKQKAIPKPSWEENEDGSGRRGDWRRRRWVRLVKRKAAQVQPS is encoded by the exons ATGGACGACTTCACTGCAGAGATGTTCGCTACTGGGCGCGACTTTGACTCCTCCGAGAGCTCAAGCCAGCGCCCCAACAATGACCAGAACGATGGTAATGACAAGCAGCCCGAGCCAAAGGCCGAATCAAGCTCTCAGAAAACAGGCCTACGCGGAGGATTGGCTGCTATTCGCCAGAAAGCTAGCTTACAGGACCGATTAGTAGAAAAGTATATTGAGCTGCCCGAGTCGCT CGATGACCAAACCGAGGTTCACTTCGTCGGTGATGAACAATCAGCCACTCATACCGAGAGGCCGAACTTCAACATCACTACCATGTCCTACAATTTTCGGCGATTCAACGCTCGAATAGGCGTTGTCTTTAAATTCCAGGCCCGTGTGGAACGTATTCTATCCTGGAAGCACGCATCGCATACCCTATCACTCCTCGCCGTCTATAGTTTTGTCTGCCTGGATCCTTATCTCCTGTTTGTGCTGCCTGTTGCTATCCTTCTGTTCGGTGTCTTCATCCCCGCGTTCCTGGCACGGCATCCCGCACCACCCAAGGGAACCTTGTCGAGTGAGCAGAATGTTGGATATTCTCCCCAGGGACCACCTTTGGCACCTGCGGCGACGGTGAAACCAGTCAAGGAACTCAGCAAGGACTTCTTTCGGAATATGCGCGACCTACAGAACTGCATGGATGACTTTAGTCGGGGACACGACCAGGTCGTCGCCTTGCTTGTACCAGTGACGAACTTTAGTGATGAGGCTCTCAGCTCggctctatttttatttcttacaGCCGGGGGCATTTTTATGACCATCGCGGCCCAAATCCTACCATGGCGCTTCATATTCCTTCTTGGGGGTTGGGTTATCGTGGGTATGGGCCATCCGCACGTCGCCCGCCtcattgctgctgctcatcGAGAGCGTCTCCAACCGCAAGAGGCCAAAGCTCGGTCGTGGTTAGATAGCTGGATCAGTTCAGACGTTATCCTCGACTCCAGTCCTGAAACGCGTGAAGTGGAAATTTTTGAGCTACAGCGCAAAACCTCGGGTGGTGGCGAGTGGGAGCCTTGGCTTTTCAGTCCTTCTCCTTACGATCCTTTGTCACAACCTCGAATTGCAGGTGAACGACCACGTGGAACACGCTTCTTTGAAGATGTCATGCCACCCGAAGCGTGGGAATGGAGCGAGAAGAAATGGGCTCTAGACCTTTGGAGTCGTGAATGGGTAGAAGAACGTATTATTACAggggttgaagttgagacaGAAGGCGAGCGTTGGGTTTATGACATATGGGATGAGCGAGACGGGCGAACGGGTGTCGTGGAAGTTCCTATTAACGAGAAGGGAAAGCAAAAGGCAATACCGAAGCCAAGCTGGGAGGAGAATGAAGACGGCAGTGGCCGGAGAGGTGACTGGAGACGACGGCGATGGGTCAGATTGGTGAAGCGTAAGGCGGCTCAAGTACAGCCAAGTTGA
- a CDS encoding hypothetical protein (SMCOG1182:Polyprenyl synthetase~antiSMASH:Cluster_4.2) has translation MIPTADPVLCFNPEALPPSALHMLSLSPKAMEKMSGISNPLMSPNAIPPRTSSTGIPTSLNATPTKPVLRPVPEGDWLSQKQLSPKAQMSNAGYGVMQAPNPPPDPERYAHEDLEFTAKRSWTDEKENVVRGPYDYVISHPGKDFRAQLIGAFNVWLDVPTPSLEVITRVVGMLHESSLLIDDVQDSSELRRGFPVAHNIFGVAQTINSANYIYFVALQELHKLNNPELITIFSDELVNLHRGQGMDLFWRDTLTCPTEEDYLEMVGNKTGGLFRLGIKLMAAEANGPSPTDCVPLVNLIGLIFQIRDDYMNLSSKEYSHNKGMCEDLTEGKFSFPVIHSIRTNPTNLQLINILKQKTSDTQIKRYAVAYMESTGSFEYTRKVLNVLIKRARKMAEELDQGRGSTKGIQKILDKMAIQ, from the coding sequence ATGATCCCCACGGCCGACCCCGTCCTCTGCTTCAACCCTGAGGCATTGCCCCCGTCGGCCTTACACATGCTGTCGCTCTCGCCAAAGGCAATGGAGAAGATGTCTGGTATCTCCAACCCACTTATGTCTCCCAATGCAATTCCACCTCGCACTTCAAGCACCGGCATCCCGACCTCTCTCAACGCGACACCCACAAAACCCGTTCTGCGCCCTGTCCCAGAAGGCGACTGGTTGAGCCAGAAGCAGCTCTCCCCAAAGGCACAGATGTCAAACGCTGGTTACGGCGTAATGCAAGCTCCCAATCCACCTCCCGATCCCGAGCGCTACGCCCACGAGGATCTCGAGTTCACGGCTAAGCGCTCTTGGACTGACGAGAAGGAAAATGTCGTCCGCGGACCTTACGACTATGTCATCAGCCATCCTGGCAAGGACTTCCGCGCCCAGCTAATCGGTGCTTTCAATGTCTGGCTCGATGTGCCTACACCGAGCCTCGAAGTCATTACCCGAGTCGTTGGCATGTTGCACGAGTCTTCGCTCCTCATCGACGACGTACAGGACTCGTCCGAGCTGCGCCGTGGCTTCCCTGTCGCACACAACATCTTTGGTGTCGCTCAAACCATCAACTCGGCAAACTACATATACTTTGTTGCCCTACAAGAGCTgcacaagctcaacaatcCAGAGCTAATCACCATCTTTTCCGATGAGCTTGTGAACCTCCACCGAGGCCAGGGCATGGACCTGTTTTGGCGTGACACTCTTACTTGTCCTACGGAAGAGGACTACCTTGAAATGGTTGGTAACAAGACGGGCGGCCTGTTCCGCCTCGGCATCAAGCTTATGGCGGCGGAAGCCAACGGCCCTAGTCCTACAGACTGTGTTCCGCTCGTCAACCTGATTGGTCTCATCTTTCAGATTCGAGACGACTACATGAACTTGTCCTCGAAGGAGTACAGCCATAACAAGGGAATGTGCGAGGATCTGACCGAGGGCAAGTTCTCGTTCCCCGTCATCCACAGCATTCGCACCAACCCCACCAAtctccagctcatcaacatccttaAGCAGAAGACCTCGGACACCCAGATCAAGCGATACGCTGTTGCCTACATGGAGTCCACAGGCAGCTTCGAGTATACCCGTAAAGTTCTCAACGTCCTCATCAAGCGGGCCCGCAAGATGGCCGAGGAGCTCGACCAGGGCCGTGGGAGCACGAAGGGCATTCAGAagattcttgacaagatggcCATTCAATGA